In one Butyrivibrio proteoclasticus B316 genomic region, the following are encoded:
- a CDS encoding GerMN domain-containing protein, whose product MMKKGKNANFIKSVSIMLGIVMLVPMLGGCSRKKPESEQLIQVYYVNSSETGVISQDYELTADINDTNAAIKELVEVLGQMPDRMQYEAPMSGDIHLIGYSLNDRLLTMNFSPNYNNLGRTLEVLDRAAIVRTFTQLDDIDYVSFQIEGTPITDHYGNVIGNMSADTFIYNAGNEINTYEKVELKLYFASEDGKKLIPVYRSVVYNSNIAMEKLAVEQVISGPNTDIAYPTVSKNTKVRSISSKDGVCYIDFDSEFLTQMGSVSAETAIYSIVNTVTELPNINKVAFSVNGESAFTFMDYLISGSYERNLDIVETQ is encoded by the coding sequence ATGATGAAAAAAGGAAAAAATGCAAATTTCATAAAGAGCGTGAGCATAATGCTCGGTATTGTCATGCTTGTTCCTATGCTTGGAGGATGCAGCAGGAAAAAACCTGAATCTGAACAGCTGATACAAGTTTATTACGTCAACAGCAGTGAAACAGGTGTGATATCTCAGGATTATGAACTTACTGCTGATATTAATGATACTAATGCAGCAATCAAGGAACTGGTTGAAGTTCTCGGCCAAATGCCGGACAGAATGCAATATGAAGCTCCAATGTCGGGGGATATTCATCTTATAGGATATTCGCTTAATGACAGGCTTCTTACCATGAATTTCAGCCCTAATTATAATAATCTTGGCAGGACTCTGGAAGTTTTGGACAGGGCGGCAATTGTCAGGACATTTACACAGCTGGATGATATAGACTATGTATCTTTCCAGATAGAAGGAACGCCTATTACAGATCATTATGGTAATGTCATTGGCAATATGTCTGCAGATACTTTTATCTATAATGCCGGTAATGAAATCAATACCTATGAGAAGGTTGAGCTTAAGCTGTATTTTGCAAGTGAGGATGGCAAGAAGCTTATTCCTGTTTACAGATCTGTAGTTTATAACAGCAATATTGCCATGGAAAAACTGGCAGTTGAGCAGGTTATAAGCGGCCCTAATACAGATATAGCATATCCAACAGTATCTAAGAATACCAAAGTACGCAGTATCAGTTCTAAAGATGGCGTATGCTATATAGATTTTGACTCGGAGTTTTTGACACAGATGGGGTCTGTATCTGCTGAAACTGCTATTTATTCCATTGTAAATACTGTTACTGAACTTCCTAATATCAATAAAGTAGCATTTTCAGTAAACGGAGAGTCAGCTTTTACCTTTATGGACTACCTTATTAGCGGCTCCTATGAGAGAAATCTGGATATTGTTGAAACACAGTGA
- a CDS encoding sensor histidine kinase has translation MNKYIDGIREFFKQLKIRDILKSLRVRFFLVIAITGLLSSLSVHLMILDSYEDRAVSVKSTEVQTQLKILANHLIMYNYLQNQSSDVINAELDMLANLYDGRVMVINDDLKVVKDTYSISQGKTIISEEVVNCLKTGSKGTMSRYDQANGYIELLTPIVETQLIEEQDVYESRDKNEVVRGVLLTSVSTDTIANTMEILDRRATTIEILIAMVIIVFAALVAYALLRPFDRITAAINDIKEGYTDKPIVGPNYMETEQIIKAFNALLRRMKVLDDSRQEFVSNVSHELKTPITSIKILADSLLAQEDVPNEVYREFMSDIGSEIDREDKIINDLLALVKMDKTSAGLAITEVDVVSLTESVLKRMRPIARKHNIELTLESKRAITAEIDEVKISLLIMNLVENAIKYNKDNGWVRVTLDADHQFFYTTVEDSGMGIPESSLDHIYERFYRVDKSRSREIGGTGLGLSIARNVVIMHRGSIDVKSTLGEGTTFTVKIPLSSVGTK, from the coding sequence ATGAATAAGTATATTGATGGGATTCGCGAATTTTTTAAACAATTAAAAATCAGAGACATTCTAAAAAGTCTAAGAGTACGATTCTTTTTGGTAATAGCTATAACAGGATTATTATCGTCACTATCTGTGCATTTGATGATCCTTGATAGCTATGAGGATCGTGCTGTCAGTGTCAAATCAACTGAGGTGCAGACTCAGCTCAAGATCTTGGCCAATCACCTTATTATGTACAACTATTTGCAGAACCAGTCATCGGATGTGATAAACGCCGAGCTTGATATGCTGGCTAATCTTTATGATGGACGAGTTATGGTTATCAATGATGACCTTAAGGTTGTAAAGGATACCTATAGCATTAGTCAGGGCAAGACTATTATTTCTGAAGAGGTTGTAAACTGTCTTAAGACCGGCTCAAAGGGTACTATGTCCAGATATGACCAGGCAAATGGATACATTGAATTACTCACACCTATCGTTGAAACGCAGCTTATAGAAGAACAGGATGTGTATGAGAGCAGGGACAAGAATGAGGTTGTAAGAGGAGTACTACTGACAAGTGTATCTACGGATACTATTGCCAATACTATGGAAATTCTTGATAGACGTGCAACTACCATAGAAATTCTGATCGCTATGGTGATCATTGTCTTTGCAGCACTTGTAGCATATGCACTTCTTAGGCCTTTTGATAGAATTACAGCTGCTATCAATGACATTAAGGAAGGCTATACAGATAAGCCTATTGTTGGCCCGAACTATATGGAAACTGAACAGATCATCAAGGCTTTCAATGCGCTTCTTCGCAGGATGAAGGTTTTAGATGATTCCAGACAGGAATTTGTATCAAACGTATCACATGAGCTCAAGACTCCTATTACTTCAATTAAGATTCTTGCAGATTCTCTTTTGGCTCAGGAAGATGTACCAAATGAAGTATATAGAGAATTCATGAGCGATATTGGAAGTGAGATAGACAGGGAAGATAAGATCATCAACGACCTTCTGGCGCTTGTTAAGATGGATAAGACTTCCGCAGGTCTTGCGATTACAGAGGTTGATGTTGTTTCTCTTACAGAGAGCGTACTTAAGAGGATGAGGCCAATTGCGCGTAAGCATAATATTGAGCTTACTCTTGAGAGTAAGAGAGCAATAACGGCTGAAATTGATGAAGTTAAGATTTCGCTTCTTATCATGAACCTGGTAGAAAATGCAATTAAGTATAACAAGGATAATGGATGGGTGAGAGTTACTCTTGATGCAGATCATCAGTTTTTCTACACAACTGTAGAAGACTCCGGAATGGGTATTCCTGAATCATCTCTCGATCATATTTACGAGAGATTTTACCGAGTTGACAAATCCCGTTCAAGAGAAATTGGTGGAACAGGGCTTGGCCTGTCTATTGCAAGAAATGTTGTTATTATGCACAGGGGATCAATTGATGTTAAGAGTACTTTAGGAGAAGGTACTACCTTTACAGTCAAGATACCTTTGTCCAGTGTAGGAACTAAATGA
- a CDS encoding response regulator transcription factor has product MSKKALVVDDEKVIVKGIKFSLEQDDIIVDCAYDGQEALDKARANEYDIILLDVMLPIMTGFEVCQQIREFSNVPIIMLTAKGDDMDKILGLEYGADDYITKPFNILEVKARIKAIMRRASKNADSKDVISYGDLKLNEEYRRVFVGSKEINVTSREYELLELLASNPGKVYSREELLTTIWGTEYPGDVRTVDVHIRRLREKLESNPSEPRYVRTKWGSGYYFQA; this is encoded by the coding sequence ATGAGTAAGAAAGCACTTGTTGTTGATGATGAAAAAGTTATTGTAAAGGGCATTAAGTTTAGCCTTGAGCAGGATGATATAATAGTTGACTGTGCTTATGACGGACAGGAAGCACTTGATAAGGCCAGAGCTAATGAATATGACATTATCCTTTTGGATGTAATGCTTCCAATTATGACAGGATTTGAGGTGTGTCAACAGATCAGAGAGTTTTCTAATGTTCCTATCATCATGCTGACAGCCAAGGGCGATGATATGGATAAGATTCTGGGGCTTGAATATGGCGCAGATGATTATATTACCAAGCCTTTCAATATCCTTGAAGTAAAAGCCAGGATCAAGGCTATTATGAGAAGAGCTTCCAAGAATGCTGACAGCAAGGATGTTATCAGCTATGGCGATCTCAAGCTCAACGAAGAATACAGAAGAGTATTCGTTGGCAGCAAAGAAATCAATGTTACCAGCCGCGAATATGAACTTTTAGAGCTTCTTGCATCTAACCCCGGCAAAGTTTACTCAAGAGAAGAGCTCCTTACTACTATTTGGGGTACAGAGTATCCCGGAGATGTCAGAACAGTAGATGTTCATATCAGAAGACTTAGAGAGAAGCTTGAGTCCAATCCAAGCGAACCCAGATACGTTAGAACTAAATGGGGAAGCGGCTACTATTTTCAGGCATGA
- a CDS encoding helix-hairpin-helix domain-containing protein, with translation MRKTIIILLTMILLAGCRRADSQEIILSDEEMNRELTIDASSGISSGGFASADYSEPDEEPAKAAVRSCAVFVCGAVVNPGVYYLDSDRRIIDAVEAAGGFAENADKDYVNLAYPIQDGLKLQIPTRDEIEKADTADSSSVPDYDYNKESMQTSGGADKGASFININTATAEELMTLPGIGKGIAGKIIDYRTENGKFTAIEDIMKVSGIKDKLFSKIKDYITV, from the coding sequence ATGCGTAAAACAATAATAATTCTTTTAACTATGATTCTTCTTGCGGGATGCAGAAGAGCAGACTCGCAGGAAATAATTCTTTCAGATGAAGAAATGAACCGGGAACTAACGATAGATGCGTCTTCCGGTATCAGCTCGGGAGGGTTTGCATCTGCTGATTATTCTGAGCCGGATGAAGAGCCTGCAAAAGCTGCAGTTAGATCCTGTGCAGTTTTTGTTTGTGGTGCTGTGGTTAATCCGGGTGTTTATTATCTGGATAGTGATAGACGTATAATTGATGCTGTAGAAGCTGCAGGAGGCTTTGCAGAAAATGCAGATAAAGACTACGTAAATCTTGCATATCCTATTCAAGATGGCCTTAAACTGCAGATTCCAACGCGGGATGAAATAGAGAAGGCTGATACTGCTGATTCTTCAAGCGTTCCGGATTATGATTATAACAAGGAATCAATGCAGACGTCTGGTGGAGCAGATAAGGGAGCTTCCTTTATCAATATAAACACTGCAACTGCTGAGGAATTAATGACACTTCCCGGAATAGGGAAGGGGATAGCTGGAAAGATTATTGATTATCGAACAGAAAATGGCAAATTTACTGCTATCGAAGATATTATGAAGGTCTCCGGGATCAAGGATAAGCTGTTTTCCAAGATAAAAGATTATATAACTGTTTAG
- a CDS encoding sugar ABC transporter substrate-binding protein — MKLRIRIFSIILIACTLAGTIVYARSGQSIFENRSLFPRTRTTVRLWYTDDSLTSYLQSKAVAYSENNQNVRIEPVLVSGLEYLEAINKASLTEDNYPDLFIITNDSLEKAYLAGLAMEITDGEDYLSTEMFPDAAINSVSYNGRYIAYPMYFETSSLVYNKTYLEEMAVANMQSEIDAAEGEAAQAEIDNSSEVSSSEASTEETSEEETSPEITQVMIEKEIANSLPLTISDILKFAESYNAPEQVEAVFKWDVTDIFYNYFFVGNYMNVGGKSGDDVSKIDIYNTDTISCMKIYQQLNQFFAIDADEIDYDKIVSDFIDGKIVFTVATTDILGKIKEAQDAGECPYEFAVADMPGLTADFGTRTMSVTDCIVVNGYTEHITEANAVARYLCNDNSGDIYTSAGKVAAHYGVKYDNNNIYTFVDVYNDSVPMPKTIETSNLWMELEIAFTKIWNGEDCNDTLKAVSESIMTQVTGEAYSEEHIPDPDDEAITAGLTEDSD; from the coding sequence ATGAAATTAAGAATCAGAATTTTTTCTATTATACTTATTGCATGTACCCTTGCGGGCACCATCGTGTACGCCCGCTCGGGACAGAGCATTTTTGAAAATCGTTCTTTGTTCCCAAGGACCAGAACAACAGTAAGACTGTGGTATACGGATGATTCCCTTACCAGTTATCTTCAGAGCAAGGCTGTTGCTTATTCTGAGAATAATCAGAATGTGCGTATCGAGCCTGTTCTTGTGTCTGGACTTGAGTATCTGGAGGCTATCAATAAAGCTTCTCTTACAGAAGACAACTACCCTGACTTATTCATAATTACAAACGATTCACTTGAGAAGGCTTATCTTGCAGGTCTTGCCATGGAGATAACTGACGGCGAGGATTATCTTTCAACCGAGATGTTTCCTGATGCTGCAATCAATTCAGTTTCCTACAACGGCAGATACATAGCTTATCCTATGTATTTTGAGACCAGTAGCCTTGTATATAACAAGACATATCTTGAAGAGATGGCAGTAGCCAACATGCAGTCTGAAATAGATGCTGCTGAGGGAGAGGCTGCACAGGCAGAGATTGATAATTCGTCTGAAGTTTCTTCATCAGAAGCTTCCACTGAAGAGACCAGTGAGGAGGAAACTTCTCCTGAAATCACTCAGGTCATGATTGAAAAAGAGATAGCTAACAGCCTTCCTCTTACAATTTCAGATATTTTGAAGTTTGCCGAGAGCTACAACGCTCCTGAGCAGGTAGAAGCCGTATTTAAGTGGGATGTAACAGATATTTTCTATAATTATTTCTTTGTAGGTAATTATATGAACGTAGGTGGTAAATCCGGAGATGATGTCAGCAAGATAGATATCTATAATACAGATACTATCAGCTGCATGAAGATTTACCAGCAGCTCAACCAGTTCTTTGCTATAGATGCTGATGAAATTGATTATGATAAGATCGTCAGCGATTTCATAGACGGCAAGATTGTATTTACAGTTGCTACAACAGATATTCTTGGCAAGATCAAGGAAGCACAGGATGCTGGTGAATGCCCTTATGAATTTGCAGTAGCAGATATGCCGGGACTTACAGCGGACTTTGGTACAAGGACTATGTCTGTTACTGATTGTATCGTAGTAAACGGCTACACCGAGCATATTACTGAGGCCAATGCTGTTGCCAGATATCTTTGCAATGATAATTCAGGCGATATCTATACAAGTGCAGGTAAAGTTGCCGCTCATTATGGTGTTAAATACGATAATAACAATATTTATACCTTTGTTGATGTTTATAATGATTCTGTTCCAATGCCCAAGACTATCGAGACCAGCAACCTTTGGATGGAGCTGGAAATAGCATTTACCAAGATTTGGAACGGAGAGGATTGTAACGATACTCTTAAGGCTGTATCAGAGAGCATTATGACACAGGTTACAGGCGAAGCCTATTCGGAAGAGCATATTCCAGATCCTGATGACGAGGCAATTACTGCCGGACTTACTGAGGACAGTGATTGA